A segment of the Bacillus pseudomycoides genome:
AATTAAAACACGGTACAATCGCGTTAATTGAACAAGGTACACCAGTTATCGCACTTGCTACGCAAGCGCACGTAAACCTTGGAATTCGCGGTAACGTAAAAGAAGTAGTAGCACGTGGAGCAAACCCATGTATCATCTCAATGAAGGGCTTAGAAATGGAAGGCGACAGCTTCGTACTACCAGCTGTACACGAAGCATTAGCACCGCTTGTAGCAGTTATTCCATTACAACTTATCTCATACTACGCAGCGCTTCACCGCGAGTGTGATGTTGATAAGCCTCGTAACTTAGCTAAGTCTGTTACTGTTGAGTAGGAGATTGGGAATAATTTTATTTGTTGTTGATTTAAAATAAAGTCGCGACGTTTATCAAAAAGTTGCGAAGCTTTACCCCTTTGGATATGATTATCTAAAGGGGTGTTTTTGTGTCGAAAAGAAAAAGAACATCTAAAATCGATAAGTGGATTAAAGAGGGTAGAGGAACGGGTAGTGGGGCAGATTATCAGCCTTGGCTTAAAATTCAAGATGTTTCCTCATTAGGGCGGTCAACAAGATTAAAAGGTATAAAGACCGCCAGACAACATGAGTTTTTATCGGATTTGGAACGGAATTACTTTTATTTAACTGAATTTTCCGATGTTATTTTAGATATTCGTGAACAATCTCCTTTATTACCACAAGAAGAGACGATTGTCATTGCTGAAGAGCTTGGGATTAAACACCCAGCTGATCCAAAAACAGGCGATCCAATTGTTATGACAACGGACTTTTTATTAACAGTTGATAAAGGACAAGGTGTATTTGAAGTCGCTCATACTATCAAAATGAAAGATAAGCTATTAGAAGAACGTGTGTTAGAGAAGTTTGAAATTGAACGGGAAAATCGCTCTTTGTCGATGTTAATATTATCATCGCTTGAAATTCGTGAATGGAAAACTATTTATGATCGACTGCTTATAAATCTTGTGAATGATAGTGGAACTTGGACAAGTAAGTCATTGAAAAGCATTGAAGGTCAAGGTATTACAGTGGTGAAAGCTAAACACAGTTCTAAAGGGGTTCAGCATAGGGCAGAGGTTTTATTGAACAAATTAGATTACTAGACATTACGAGGGGGTTTATTAATGAAAATGAATGAAAAAACATATCTAAGTATAGAAGAGATTATTTCATTACCAACCTTATCAGGTACAAACATAAGTGATGATGGCAAAAACGTAGCATTTGTCAAGAAGACAGCTAACTGGAAAGACAATAAATATAGGAATCATGTATGGATATATGAAAAAGATAAGGGGCAGAGTTACCCAATAACAACTAGGGATATAGATAGTACATACCCATTATGGTCTCCAGATTCTAGGGATATCGCATATCTTAGCCCAGTTGGTGACGGGGATAATAAGAAAAATCAGATCTTTGTTAAGTCAATAGATGGTTATAGTGGGGTTCAAATTACTGATGAGAAAGAAGGGGTCAGTAAATTCAAATGGGAGCCTACTGGCAAGGGTTTTTATTATGTTGCACAGTCAAAAGAATCTGAGGTGATAAAGAAACGTAAGGAACTATATGGAAATTTCCATCATATAGGTAAGGAATACCAGAATAATTGTTTATATTACATTGAAGTAGAAAAAGTGATACAAAATGATAAATATGAACACCTGGAAAATTCTGATAGTTCTGATAAGGGTAAAAATGAACACGAAAATAGCGTTGTTTATCAACTAACTGATGGGAAGGATTTTCATATCCATGAATTTGATATTTCAAATGATGGGAAAAAGGTTGTATTTATGGCTACACCAAGCCCAAATATGGGAGATTATATTAATGGAGATCTATACATACTAGATATTAAAGCTGGAGAGCTACAAAAGATGAATATAGATAAGTTGTTGGGAGGGAGCGTTTGCTTTTCTCCTGAAGGCAGCAAAATATGTTACTCAGCAAGCATAAGGGAGAAGGATTACTATAAGACCCATATACAAGACAGTACATTAGAGATATATGATATTAATAATGGAGAGCTAATTCAACCTTTAACAGATTTTGATAGTACGGTTATTCCATTACGGTGGACAGCTAAAGGAATTTTAATTAGATGGCAGAATAAAACTAATTATCTTATTGGGTTGCTATCTGAGGATGGCACTGTAGAAATGTTAAGTGAAAAAGTAGATAGCTTTATAATGGATGCTTCTATAACAAGGGATGGAAATCATATATCCTATAATAAGGCTATAACAAATGAAACCTTTGAAATCTATTTAGACGATAAAAAAATAACGAATGAAAATAGCTTTTTCAAAGGAAAGCTTAAAAGTAACAGGGAAATAATCTCATGGCAAAGTAGTGATGGTCTTGAAATAGAGGGTGTTTTATCAACCCCAGTA
Coding sequences within it:
- a CDS encoding Tn7-like element transposition protein TnsE codes for the protein MSKRKRTSKIDKWIKEGRGTGSGADYQPWLKIQDVSSLGRSTRLKGIKTARQHEFLSDLERNYFYLTEFSDVILDIREQSPLLPQEETIVIAEELGIKHPADPKTGDPIVMTTDFLLTVDKGQGVFEVAHTIKMKDKLLEERVLEKFEIERENRSLSMLILSSLEIREWKTIYDRLLINLVNDSGTWTSKSLKSIEGQGITVVKAKHSSKGVQHRAEVLLNKLDY
- a CDS encoding S9 family peptidase; this encodes MKMNEKTYLSIEEIISLPTLSGTNISDDGKNVAFVKKTANWKDNKYRNHVWIYEKDKGQSYPITTRDIDSTYPLWSPDSRDIAYLSPVGDGDNKKNQIFVKSIDGYSGVQITDEKEGVSKFKWEPTGKGFYYVAQSKESEVIKKRKELYGNFHHIGKEYQNNCLYYIEVEKVIQNDKYEHLENSDSSDKGKNEHENSVVYQLTDGKDFHIHEFDISNDGKKVVFMATPSPNMGDYINGDLYILDIKAGELQKMNIDKLLGGSVCFSPEGSKICYSASIREKDYYKTHIQDSTLEIYDINNGELIQPLTDFDSTVIPLRWTAKGILIRWQNKTNYLIGLLSEDGTVEMLSEKVDSFIMDASITRDGNHISYNKAITNETFEIYLDDKKITNENSFFKGKLKSNREIISWQSSDGLEIEGVLSTPVEFDANKKYPLLVVIHGGPAWASFPIFSDCFNEKYPIEQFIEKGFIVLEPNYRGSSGYGNEFLKANYRKLGIANYDDVISGVDKLVDKGIADKDRVGVMGWSNGGYISAFCSTFSSRFKAISVGGGITNWSTHYVNTDIPYFIRMYLGNNSWNDPEIYTKTSPMIYIKSACTPTLIQHGEKDARVPTPNAYELYQGLRDMEVDTELIIFKGMAYSSDQPGINVAIMKQNLMWFSHYILGESMKDFRVL